The following DNA comes from Spirulina major PCC 6313.
ACTCGCCGCCCAAGAAGCCCTCGTTCAAGCCGGGCGCGGCGATGCCTTCCAACTCCAAGAGGCCCAACGACAACTCTTAACCGTGCGTAATAACGAGCTACAGCAACGGGTGAACTATCTCAATGCGATCGCCGAACTCGATCAAGTCCAGGGGATCACCCTCGATCGCTGGGGAATTCAACTCGATCCAGCCCAGGAGTGACCCCCTCTCTTCCCGATCAACAGGCAAGCACAACAGTTAAGCTGTCATTATCAAACATAAATTAAAATTATATTATTCAAGGGTTTTTATTTTTCGGGTTTATCAATAAACTGAGGAAGAACGCAGCGATCGCTACGTCTAGACCATCCTTGCAAGGGACATCTCCCCCTTATTTTTCCGATGAAAACCCCTCAACCGTCCTCCTTACCTTGGTATCGTTGGCTCAATAGCCATCATGTTGTCCGGTTATTAGAAACAGTTCAAGACCTGATTGTTATTGGTCTGTGCATTGGGTTATTTAGCTTTATGGTGTTGCAACTACGGGAGATGGTGCTTTCATTACTTCCCCCCCTGCAATTTCAAACGGTTACTTCTGATATTCTTTTTCTCCTCATCCTCGTCGAACTCTTTCGCCTGCTGATTATTTACTTGCAGGAACACCGTGTTTCGATTGGTGTGGCGGTCGAGGTTTCAATTGTCTCGGTGTTGCGGGAAATCATTGTGCGCGGTGTGCTCGAAACCCCCTGGTCACAGGTTTTAGTGGCCTGTCTTTTTCTGTTAGTCTTAGGCGCATTACTGATCATCCGAGTGTGGATACCGCCTACATTTGACGGCATTAACCCAGAACAATTTATCTCTCAGCGACATCGTTCACGGCATCCGTCTCAGGAG
Coding sequences within:
- a CDS encoding phosphate-starvation-inducible PsiE family protein encodes the protein MKTPQPSSLPWYRWLNSHHVVRLLETVQDLIVIGLCIGLFSFMVLQLREMVLSLLPPLQFQTVTSDILFLLILVELFRLLIIYLQEHRVSIGVAVEVSIVSVLREIIVRGVLETPWSQVLVACLFLLVLGALLIIRVWIPPTFDGINPEQFISQRHRSRHPSQEPEHQPLSSDTMSHPQNSKSSVSNLLTEQIN